The Faecalibacterium sp. I3-3-89 sequence ACATGGTCGCGCTCTTTAAGACTACTGCTGTAACGAATCCGGATTATAAGCCGAATCAGAATCCGGATAAAAATTGATAAGAATGACGGTGGCATTGATGAAGGTGCTTCTGAGGATTGAGCCTCAGCCGCAGCAATGCCCGCCCACTGAATCATGAACTCGTTAGGCCCCGATCCGCCGGGGCCTTTTTGCGTCTTTATGAATAAACCCCACTCCATCGCTCCAAACTACCACCAAAGAAACGATTCCGTACACAAAGATGGATTGGAGTAACGAACGATGGAGCAATTCAGAAAGTTTTTGCGGGACAAGGCCTTTGCACTGGTGCTCACCGCCTGCCTGCTGGCGGCGGCAGCGGCCGGAGTGTGGGCCGTGCGCACGGTGCGCAAGGAGCTGAAGAAAGATCTGGACGCGGTGCGCAGCCCGTCCAGCACTGCCCCCGGCATCGACGAGGGCATCCGCACATCACCCGGCCTCGCCGGAGAGGAGGACGCCGAATGGCAGCAGCAGACCGCACCCGCCGCAAACAGCGTGGCCAATGTGCCCGAAGCCCGCAGCTCCTCCGGTGGAGCTGCATCCTCTTCTGGGGCGCAGTCTGGGTCTGGTTCGGTGCGCGAACCTTCCGCGCTGCAAACCGAGTCCTCGCCTGCCAGCAGTTCGGCTGCGCCTGCCTCCACGCAGCCTGTCTCGGGGCGCGTCTTGAACAGCTACAGCGGCGATGAGCTGGTCTACAGCAAGACGCTGGGGGACTGGCGCACCCACAACGGCGTGGATTACGCCGCCGAAAAGGGCGCAGAGGTAGCCGCCCCGGCGACGGGTAAGGTGGTGGAGACGGGCACCGACGACAAGTGGGGGCCCGTGGTCGCCATCGAGGACGAATCCGGCAGGGTCTGGCGGGTCTGCGGCACGGCGGACGCCAAGGTGAAAAAGGGCGATACCGTCTCGGCCGGGCAGACCATCGGCAAGGTGGGCAGCGTGAGCTGTGAGTGCGCCGAGGAGAGCCACATCCATCTGGAGGTCATGCAGGATGGCCGGTATCTCGACCCTGTGAAGGCCATGAAATAAGCAGAAATTCCCGGGCAGGTGCAGTGGAACGCTGTGCCTGCTTTTTTATCGCGGTCTTCCAAAACAGCGCCGCTGCAGCAGGCAGTCCAGCCCAGCTGAAAAATGCGGACGG is a genomic window containing:
- a CDS encoding M23 family metallopeptidase, yielding MEQFRKFLRDKAFALVLTACLLAAAAAGVWAVRTVRKELKKDLDAVRSPSSTAPGIDEGIRTSPGLAGEEDAEWQQQTAPAANSVANVPEARSSSGGAASSSGAQSGSGSVREPSALQTESSPASSSAAPASTQPVSGRVLNSYSGDELVYSKTLGDWRTHNGVDYAAEKGAEVAAPATGKVVETGTDDKWGPVVAIEDESGRVWRVCGTADAKVKKGDTVSAGQTIGKVGSVSCECAEESHIHLEVMQDGRYLDPVKAMK